The region AACGGGCGTGTTCACAATTATGTTCTCCAGAATGGGGCTGGCGCGCCAGGACGAGTTCTTAAGGCAAAACAAACCAGCTTGGACATGCCCGGGCAAGTTTGACTTTGGAATTAGACCGAACACCCCTATCTTAGGGGCAAGAACGGGCGGCTTGAAAAGGAGACAAGCCATGACGAACCTGACACCTCGCCAGAATGCTGCACATCTGGCCCTGCATGACCCGGTTTGGCGTCAGCTCAGGGACGAGGCGGAAGCGATGGTTACGGCCGAGCCGGCCTTGTCTTCGTTTGTCTACGAAACAGTCCTGAATCACCAAACCCTCGAGGAGGCGGTTGTTCATCGCCTCGGTGACCGCCTTGGTCGTGATGTGGTCTCAGCTTCCCTGATCCGGCAGACCTATCTAGAAGCCTTGTCTTCAGAGCCCGAGCTGGCCGAGATTTTTCGGGTCGACATGGTGGCCGTTTATGATCGCGATCCCGTCTGCGACCGCTTGCTTGAACCCGTGCTTTACTTCAAGGGATTTCATGCCCTGCAAACGCACCGCCTGGCCAATTGGCTTTGGCGGCAGGGACGCAAGGACTTTGCGCTTTATCTGCAAAGCCGTGCTTCTGAGGTCTTTCAGGTGGATATTCATCCGGCTGTGCCGGTCGGTCGCGGCATCTTCATCGATCACGGAACCGGTCTTGTTGTTGGCGGAACCGCCTCTATCGGCGATGACGTTTCCATCCTGCAAGGCGTCACCTTGGGCGGGACCGGCAAGGAATGTGGCGATCGGCATCCGAAGATCGGGAATGGTGTTCTTATCGGCGCCGGTGCCAAGATACTCGGTAACCTTCTGATCGGCCATTGCTCACGGATCGCGGCCGGTTCGGTGGTTTTGAACGAAGTTCCACCGAACACGACCGTCGCCGGTGTTCCTGCCAGGATCGTCGGGAAGGCTGGCTGTTCAGAGCCTGCACGAACGATGAATCAGCTCTTGGCGGCTGACAATGTCATGCGTGTTGATCACGAAGGTGAGGAACACGGGGATAGCTGAATTGGGCTGTTGGCATGCTGCGGCATTGCTGTAGGGTCCGCGCTCGATAATTTCTTCACGACCGAATAGGAGTGAAAACGTGAAACCAGACGAAATCCGCAAGCTCGAAGCCTACCTTCGCAAGAAGTTCGAATTGGAGAACATTCAGGTGAAGGCGCGTCCTCGCAAGGACGACAGTGCGGAGGTCTACATCGGCGACGAATTCATTGGCGTGATTTATCGCGACGATGAGGATGATGATGACCTGAGCTGGAACTTTCAGATGGCCATTCTCGAGTTCGACCTCGAAGAAGCCTGATCTGACACGTTGCGGATTGTGTCCGTTACTATAAAGGCCCGGAACCGTGAAGTTCCGGGCCTTTGTGGTTCTGGACAGCAAGGCGAGAAGAATTGTGCCTGGCTTATTGGCGCCCGTGTTATTGGCGAAGGGCTTCGATCAGATCATTTACTCGCCGGTCCAGACTCCCCCAGCTGGACAGAAGTCCGCGTTCGAAGCGATAGGAGACCGCAAGGTCGCCGCCCGCGCTTGCAGCTCGGTGGCAGACTGCATTCTTCCCCTGTGCGGCTTTGCACCGTGCGATGAAGCCATTCGCGCGGTTCGGCTCGAACACCACCTGATCCAGTTCCAACGCGACCGGTGATGACAGAGTGAGAACCTTGAGGCCTGCAGGGCCATCTGTTTCAGGTCCGCGGGACAGACGGCGGTAAACCGTCTCCAGTCGATCTCGCATTGTCTCCGCGCCCTGGTTCGCCGTTATGTCGATCAGGACAAGATTGGATCCGCGCTCAAGGTCTGCAGACGTCAGGTGTTGTGCGCTGCGCGCAGCTGTCATCATGGGCCAGATCGCCGCAAGCTTTAGGCTCGCAAGCCGTTCCCTGCCATTGCCGAGCGCAATCTTTGCCATCTGGCTTCGCATCAAGCTGGCGGGTACGAGGAGGTCCTGATCGTTGACGCTGACCGCGACCTCCGTTCTGTCGGCCGTCCAGATAAGCTCGCCGCGCCAGTATCCGCTCCATTTCGCTCCGACATACGCCATATAGGCGAGCGTCAAAACGACCAGAGAGGTTGTAAGGACCGTGAAGTGAAGGGGGCGAATGCCGCTGGCGCGGGGCAGCTCAATGGGAATCATGTCAGCAACCCCCGCGGCAACGATCCGGAGGTGCGAAACGTGAGCTTGGCCTTAGATCTGTCCCGTTGAGACACGAATGTCCCGTATCGGGATGGCCAGATTTGAGAGTTGTCTCGCATTCGTCAGGGTTACTGCCAGGTTAACGCCGATATCAAAAACGGCACGGCGTTTGCTATTGACCCTTTGAGTTTCATCAAGCAGCTTCTGCCCTCAAGGGTTAACGAAAGGTTAATGGTGTGTTGTTCGACCTGTTCGTCGCTTTCTACATAGGGTCTGCAGGATTCGTTTCTGCCGGGCTAATTGGCAGCTTTTATCAGCTTTTGACCGATCAACCACCCCGTTTCAACATCGCGGTGGAAAGCCTGTTCGGCGCGATTGCCGTGGTCGCGATTTGCCTGCTTGCAGGGCCCTTCATCATCATGCGCAATGCGATCCGGGGACGGCGAATCGAAGGACGTCCGCTTGGCTGGCTGGTCGCCTCGTCAACGATCGCAGGCATGTGGAGCCTGGTTTCGGGACTCTTTGTGACACACTTTGCGTTGGGGCTGGCAGGCTACATCTGATTTCCGCAAGGGAGGCAATATGGCTGTTTACGAGCTGGAAGGCACTGCGCCGAGTTTCGGCAATGTCGATCGGTACTGGATTGCGCCGAACGCCTGCGTGATCGGTCGAGTGCGGCTCGAAGAGGATGCCAGTGTCTGGTTTGGGGCGATCATTCGCGGTGACAACGAGCTGATTCACATTGGTGCCCGCTCAAATGTTCAGGATGGTTGTGTCTTTCATTCCGACTTGGGCCGCCCGCTGACAATCGGTGCGGATTGCACGATTGGCCATAAGGCGATCCTTCACGGCTGTACCATCGGGTCCAATTCTCTCATCGGAATGGGCGCGACGGTGCTCAATGGTGCGGTGATTGGGTCGAATTGTATTGTCGGGGCAAATGCACTCATTCCGGAAGGCAAGGAAATTCCGGACAATTCCCTGGTCGTTGGCATGCCGGGAAGAGTGGTGCGGCAACTGGATGAGAATGCGGCAAAGTCAATCACCAAATCAGCCGACGGGTATGTTCGGAATTGGAACCGTTTCAAGGTGGGGCTTAAAACGCTCTAGCCAAAATCCCAAGGCTCCAGTGCGATCGGAAAAAGCGGGAGCCGGCCTGCGGGGGCTGGCCGACTCCCTGGATCCGGTCGTGGTAGGGATGGGGAGGGTGGGGACGCGACCGGATCTTCCCTTTTGCCTCAATGGAGGCAAATCCCTGTCTGTATTCAGTTGCCGACGCTACCCACCGTGGTTACGCGGGTGTCGGAAATGCCTGTCCACTTTGCGGGCTCGCGTGTCGATTGGCGCTTGATGTAACGATAGGGCGTTGAATACCAGGGTAGGACGGCCTCGATTTGATTGTCGAGGATCATGTCTCCCTGGTCTGTCCTGACGGTTAGGACTGCGTGACCGGCATTTTTCACATCCTTTGCCACGGTTATGAGAAGGGCGCTTTTGGGCCAGCCTGCGGCCAGAAGCGCTCGCTGCTTCTCAAGCACATATTCCTCACAATCTCCGGCTCCGCCACGCGGGTATGTCCAGTATTCCAGTTTACCGAAGAGCTTTTCGTCGGTGACCGGCCTGATCTGCCGGTTGATGCGGCTGTTCAGGTCAATCAGCTCATTCCAGCGTTCTTCCGTCAGCTTGACCACGACTGGAGAGTTGTTGCGACCCTTGCAGGCGCTTCTGTTTTCCTCACAGAACTGGATGTGCCCCAAGGGCGCTTTCACCGAGCTTCCCATCGCCATGAAACGGGCTGCTGCGGCATAGGTGCCGGAAGCCCACGACATGCTGGAAAGTGCGATAACAGTAATTGCGAAAGTTGAATTGCGTAATTTCATCGTATTGCCCTCCCCAAGGCTGACAAAACGATGACATATGGTTTTTTATTGCACGATAATCGCGCAAGTAAAAATGTAGATTTGCTTTAGTTTTATTTGATTTTATTTTTAATTTGTTTTTATTTTACTTTGAATAAAATTCGATCGATATTTGATTCAAATTTGATAGAACTGTCGAAAGATATTGAATTCATGAAGGAATTCGACTCTTGAGGAATGTGAACTGTTCTATCTTGGATGAGCACTAGCAAGTGTCGGAACGCTAAGGGTGACAAGGCGGCAAATGTTTCCGCGCGAGAAAAAAATGCAAAAAATTTTGTCGCACCAACGACGCCGCTGCGGACGCTGGCTGAATGCTTGATAGATTTGACGGGGGGATCTGACGCAAGGTGGTGCGCGGCCGCAATCGTCATGCGCGAAGGCGTCTATGCTCGCTCTTCATGCTGTTCTGGGACCTTGAGGTCGAGCGAGCTAGGTCGCGGAACGCCTGATGTCAGGTTTTCTGTTTAGTGCAATCCAACTGGTCGCACAGGTGCGCAAGGCAATGGCGGCCTTCTTATTGTGCTCTTTTTCAGAGCTGGACGCACCGGAGGTGCCTTAGGAAGTGGATTCGCCGGTGATGTGATGTTCCAGAAGCTCACGGTTCTGGATTGCGGCGAATTCGACGGCGATCCCGCCTTCGATCTGGCGGACCACGCGCGCGCGCATTTTGCCCAGGGCAATGCTATCGCCCATTTCAGGGACAACATCGGTGGCGAGGGCAGCACCTGAAAGAGAAACGTCTACAATCCGGCAGACATGCTCCGAGCCATCCGGCAAGACGATCTTTGTGATCGGATTCTTCGGTACGAAACGGTCGTGGCGACGGTCTTCGGGAAGATTCAGCTCATCCCGGTTGGCGAGCCAGGTCAGGATGTTTGCAATCTTGTCGCGCTTGCGCGGCGTGTTTCGAAGTTCCACCGCGAAACCGCCGTCAATCAGGCGAGAGATTTTGCCCTCAACACGGCTGAGGTGATCGAGATAGGCGACAACACGTTCGCCCACCTGGCCCGAAACCGGGGTAATCATCGCAAGCCCGCCGGGCGACATGTCGACAACTTGACAGGGATACTCGCGGCGATCTTCTAGCATGAACCGGCCGAGAATATTGACAGCAACACGCTGATGCCGCCGTCGATCGGCAGCTTGAAGCGGTTTGCTTCCTTCAATCTCTGTCGCTAAGCCGGCATTCATGCCCGATCATCCACCGTTCCGCATGTGAGACGCTTCGATCTCAATTCAACTTAGTCTAGAGTATGTAGAGTTAATGATCGGTAATGCTGCCAAGTGTGTTGATCAGGATTTTCCACCTTCATAGACCGTCAGATGTCCGACGCGACGTTCTGCACCTCGCGGCATCGGCGCCATGGCACCGGCCGGCATGGACATGCCTTCAGCCGTGAAGCGTGGCAGGATCGGATTGACGCCTGTGGTCTGGCCTTCCGTACGGTTCATGAAATAAGGTCGTTCGTCCGGCCATACGAGGCGCAGGCTGGTGATCGACTGTTTCATGATCGGGTGAAGACCGAGCCAGTAGGGGCGCTCCATGGGGGTGCAGCTGCCAAGAATGCGAATGCGGCCTTCGCCCGGCACATTCAACGGCAAAAGCAGCATTTCCATATGGAGCTGGTGCTCGTGTTCCGTGTGGCCGGCAATGCCGACAACAGCTGCTGCAGCGTCTTCCGTAATGGCGGCGAGCAGGCTGGACATGGCTTCACGATCTTTCTCGCCCCAGCCACGCAGGAAGTTGCGCCCTTTCAGCTCGCGGCAGTGGGCCGAGCAAAGACGCGTGCCTGCAAGGCGATATCTGGCCGTGTGCGCATCCGTGACTTCCAGAATGAAGGTGTCGCCAAGGAGGGCGCGAATGCTGCCGGGATCGATTTCGCTCCGGTTCGGCGCCGGACGCACTCCGCGCAGATCGTCCCAGTAGCTGTAGAGTGTCTGAGTTACGCCGTTTTTCATCTGGAACGCCTCTTCTTCCGCTTGGAGATCGTCGTCAGCCGGGCAGGGGAGTTTTCCCTTCTGTCCAAAATTGGGACACTGATCTTCCAGTTGTCTTTCGTGGCCTTAACTAAGCAGAGGGCATGCCAAACCGAGGAAATGTGCCGAAATCGCTTGCGATACGAAGCATTAGGGTTAACCGGGTGAAGCGCTTGCAATGTCCTTTGAGGGATGTGCAAGTTAAGGAAATGTTAAGCAGATGCCCGCTTCTGCGATATCTGGCTGGATCGACCGGTTGAGCAGCGCGGCAATCAGATTTCCGAAATGGGGCGCGTGGGGACGCGACCTGATGCGCTCGCTGCCCAAAAGGGCAGCGGGCGTATCTGTTTCAAGACGGCACTTTTCAGATAGGTGGCCCATGAATGGGACATTGAGGCCGTCCCTGCCAGCTCTCGTTACTTTTGGAGAGCGCGCGTAAAAGAAAATGGGGCGGCGAGACACTCTTGCCGCATTAAGCCTGTTTACAAAGAAAGGCTTGTCAGGACGCGCCAGCGACGTACATCAGGCAAGAAAGTATTTCGAGGAGTTCTGATGAACCAGCATTTCCCCAATCCCGGTCGCCCGGTCGACCAGCCTGCCTTCAATCTGCCATCCGTGGTGTTTTGGCTAGGCGCGATCATGATCGGCATTCACATTCTTCGGGTTTTGGTGCTGCCGGACAGCTGGAATTCCCAGATTCTGCTTTACTTTGCCTTTTGGCCCGTGCGCTATGACCCTGAGTTGCTTGCCAGTGGCATGGCGCCGGGCGGTCTTGCTGCGGACATCTGGGCTTTTGTCACCTACGGCCTGCTTCATGGCGGGGCGACACACATCATCTTCAACTTGCTTTGGATGGCCATCTTCGGCAGTGCGGTCGCGCGCAGGTTTGGAACCTGGCGTTTTCTGGTACTTTCGGCTCTGTGCGCCATAGCTGGGGCGGCGACGCATCTCCTGTTTCATTTTGGCGAGTCAGCCCCGATGATCGGCGCATCCGCGGCTGTTTCGGGACATATGGCTGCTGCGTTGAGATTTGTCTTCGAGCTGGGTGGCCCGCTTGGAGCGTTCCGCAGACAGGATCTGGGAGCGTACCGGATGCCTGCGGCCAGCCTGCGTGATTCCTTGGCAAACCGTCAGGTTCTTGGGTTCATAGCCGTCTGGTTCGGACTGAATATCCTCTTCGGGATCATGAGTACCCCGGTTACCGGCGGGTCCGCATCGATTGCCTGGGAAGCGCATATTGGCGGTTTTCTGATGGGTCTTCTGCTGTTTCCGTTGCTTGACCCGGTTCCGCGCCGACTGCGCTAACGCAGCGGCAAGGATCTATTTGCGTCGGCGTGAATTTTTGTCATGATGAGCGGCCGGACGGGCAATGGCTTGTTCGGCAACGCCATGGGAGGACATCGCTGATGACGGTTGCTGCAATCTTGAACGGAAAAGGCCGGGACGTGATCGCGGAAAAAAGCGGCACGCTGCTTTCGGGGATTTGCAAGGTTCTGGCTGAAAAGGGGATCGGCGCGATTCTCGTAACTGATGATGAAAGCCGCATCGAAGGCATTATTTCCGAACGTGACGTGGTGAAGGCGATCGGACGCCAGGGGGCAGGTGCACTGGATTTGCCGGTTGGTGACGTGATGACCCGTTCGGTGGTCACCTGCACGGAAAACGACAGCATCAACGATGTGATGACCAAGATGAGCCAGGGACGCTTTCGACATGTGCCGGTCGTCAAGGATGGCAAGGTCGCAGGCCTGATTTCGATCGGGGATGTGGTCAAATACCGGATCGCTCAGGTTGAGCAGGAAGCTGAGCACATGCGCAGCTACATCACCACCACCTAGATATAAGAACAGCGGCAGGGTTCCTGCCGCTGTCTATTAGAGATCGCACGTGCTACTGAACGGCAGCCTCACTCAAAGGGCTATTTTAGCCTATTTATCGCCGTAAACATCCTTGGGATCATAAACGCGATCGGCCTCGGTGCGTATCAATTCGACACGTCCGTCCCCTTGTCTGACGATCTTTCTGAAGAAACAGGAGCGAAAGCCCACGTGGCATGTCGCGCCGTTGCCTTCGACAGATACTCTGAGCCAGATCGCGTCCTGATCACAATCGGTACGGATCTCCTGAACCTTCTGAACTTGACCAGAGGTTCCGCCCTTTTTCCAGTATTCTTGTCGTGACCGGCTCCAATACCAGGCCTCGCCCGTATCGATCGTGCGCTTCAGGGCCTCGGCGTTCATATAGCCGACCATCAGAACTTCGCCGCTTTCAAAGTCTGTCACGACGGCTGCGATGAGGCCATCATTGTCGAATTTCGGCTGAAGGCTAGAGCCGGTCTCAATCTCGGATTTGTCGCCGCGCTCGGCGAAGAGGGGGCTCGTCGTCATTGTCATCCTACCCTATTGGCAGGATGTCAAAGACCCCCGCCGCGTACCAGGGACATGAATTTGGCCTGCTCAGCCGCTTCATCCTGGAAAATGCCGGTAAATTGCGTGGTAATCGTCGAAACACCGGGCTTCTGCACACCGCGCATTGTCATGCACTGGTGCTCGGCCTCCAGCATTACGGCGAGCCCGCGAGGTGCGAGCTGATCGTCAATGGCCGATGTAATCTGCGCCGTCAAGTTTTCCTGGGTCTGCAGGCGCTTGGCGTAGATGTCTACAACGCGCGCCAACTTCGACAAGCCGACAACCCCTTCGGCGGGATAATAGGCGATGTGGGCGGTTCCGACGAAAGGGAGCATGTGATGCTCGCAGTGCGAATGAAACGGGATACCCCGTACCATCACGATGTCCTGATAGCCGCCAACGTCCTCAAAGGTCCGTTTGAGATGCTCGGTCGGGTCCTCGAAGTAGCCGCCAAAGATCTGGCCATAGGCCTTGGTCACACGTTTGGGCGTGTCCAGTAGGCCTTCCCGGTCCGGATCGTCGCCGGCCCAAGCGAGGAGCGTTCTCACCGCAGCCTCGGCTTCTTCGCGGCTTGGGCGTGCCAAGTCGTCCTGCGATTTGCGCTCCAGCTTCTTGCCGACGGTTTTCAGCATAGCGTCCATCGTGACCCTCGTTACATTGTCGTGACTGCCTGCCATACGTGACGCCCCTGTCAGCGCCGCGTGGTAACGGAGCCTCTACGGACCAGCCTATCAGGCAGATCATGGTGCATGGGTAAATGCACCGATCTTTTTTGTTGTGAGGCTTGATCTTGGCAGAATTTAGCCTGCGACGTCCAAGCCCCTTGCAGAAATCATCTTGCGACTGATCTATATATGTAAAAGGAGCTGTGCTGCAATGAAGCCCGGATCACGAAGAGGCGAGAATGCTCGACGATATCTACAACGCGAAGATCCTTGAATTCGCTGGAAATATTCCGCGGCTGGGACGTCTGGATACCCCGCAGGCCACTGCCAAGGCACATTCACGGCTTTGCGGATCCACCGTTGTGGTTGACCTGAATGTCGCAGACGGCAAGGTCAGCGACTTTGCGCATGACGTCAAAGCCTGCGCTCTAGGACAGGCCTCCGCCTCCATCATGGCGCAACATGTGGTTGGCGCGACAACGGATGAACTTCGTGAGCTGCGCGAGACGATGCGGGCCATGCTCAAGGACAAGGGTCCTGCTCCGGAAGGTCGTTTTGAAGACCTGAAATTCCTCGAGCCGGTGCGTGAGTACAAGGCCCGTCACGCGTCGACACTCCTCACGTTTGATGCGGTGGTCGATGCGCTTGACCAGATCGAACATGGGTTTGATGAACAGCAGCGGGCAGATGGTGCGGCTGTCTGAAATTCCTTTGGGAGCATAGATCTCATGTGTTCTGACAAGGGTCATTGCTCCGCTGAAAAGCCTGCACAGGGTTCGCCCTCGCTTCCAGCACGCTTCGGGCTGCTTCTGATCTGGATTTATCGCCATTCGCTCTCGCTCGTCATGGGACGGGGATGCCGATATGCGCCAACCTGCTCCGACTATACCGGAGATGCGATCCGCCGCTTTGGCCTTTGGGCTGGCGGATGGGTGGGTCTTGCGCGCATCCTGCGCTGCAACCCTTTGGGCCCGTCCGGCTATGACCCTGTTCCAGACCAGCTTCCCGAAAGCGCTCGTTGGTATCTGCCTTGGCGCTTTGGTCGCTGGACGGGTGGTCATATGGAGGACGGTAGTCGTCTATCGTAACTGGGCAGGGCAAGGGCGACCTTGAAGACGCGGCAGTCGGCGCCCTTGTGCGGCCTAATGGCTTGAAAAGGTTGCCTCTCGTGCGCAAAACCCTTATGTGAAGCGCACTCTAAAACACCAATGCTTACCTGCCTTGTCTGCAGGAGTGAGCCGGAGACTTGATATGATTCATTTGACTTTCCCCGACAATTCCGTTCGCGATTATGACGATGGTACCACTGGCGCCGACGTGGCCGCTGGTATTTCCAAGTCGTTGGCCAAAAAGGCCGTCGCTGTTGCGCTGGATGGGGAACTCAAAGACCTCTCCGATCCGATTTCCGCTGATGCCAAGATCGAGATCGTGACCCGAGACGACCCTCGTGCGCTGGAACTGATCCGCCACGATGCGGCTCACGTGATGGCCGAAGCCGTGCAGGCGCTATGGCCGGGCACACAGGTGACGATCGGACCGGTCATCGAGAATGGGTTCTACTACGACTTCAAGCGGGTTCATCCGGACACGAAAGAAGATTGGCCCTTCACGCCCGAGGATCTTCCGGTCATCGAAAAGAAGATGCGTGAGATCATTGGCCGCGGGGACGCGTTCACCAAGGAAATCTGGAGCCGTGACGAAGCCAAGGTCTTCTTTGCGGAGAAGGGCGAGGACTACAAGGTCGAGCTGATCGATGCGATCCCGGACAATCAGAGCCTGAAGATCTACAAGCAGGGTGATTGGCTCGATCTGTGCCGTGGTCCGCATATGGCCAATACCCGGCAGATCGGCAATGACTTCAAATTGATGAAAGTAGCTGGTGCGTACTGGCGCGGGGACAGCAACAACGAGATGCTGACCCGCATCTACGGCACTGCCTGGTCGTCTGAGAAAGAGTTGAAGGGCTATCTCCACATGTTGGAGGAAGCCGAGAAGCGCGATCACCGCAAGCTTGGCCGCGAGATGGACCTGTTCCACTTCCAGGAGGAGGGACCTGGTGTCGTCTTTTGGCACGCCAAGGGCTGGAGCCTTTTCCAGAGCCTTGTCTCCTACATGCGTCGCCGGCTCGCCGACGACTATCAGGAAGTCAATGCTCCGCAGGTTCTGGACACCTCGCTCTGGGAGACGTCAGGTCACTGGGGCTGGTACAAGGAGAACATGTTCTCGGTGCAGTGTGCTGACACGGAAGCAGAAGACACCCGTGTCTTCGCGCTGAAACCAATGAACTGCCCAGGCCACGTCCAGATCTTCAAGCATGGCCTCAAGAGTTATCGCGACCTGCCTCTGAGGATGGCAGAATTCGGTGTCGTGCACCGTTATGAACCTTCAGGCGCCATGCATGGCCTGATGCGCGTGCGCGGGTTTACACAGGATGATGCACATGTCTTCTGCACCGAAGAGCAGATGGCCGAGGAATGCCTTAAGATCAATGAGCTTATCCTGTCGGTCTACAAGGACTTCGGTTTTGACGAAGTTATGGTCAAGCTTTCTACACGACCTGAAAAACGTGTCGGTTCGGATGAAGTCTGGGATCACGCCGAAACGGTTATGACCAACGTTTTGAAAACCATTGAGGAACAGTCCGATGGTCGGGTCAAGACAGACATCCTGCCTGGTGAGGGCGCTTTCTACGGTCCGAAGTTCGAATACACCTTGAAGGATGCGATCGGCCGCGAATGGCAGTGCGGCACGACGCAGGTCGACTTCAATCTTCCGGAACGTTTCGGAGCCTTCTATGTGGATAGCGACGGCGAAAAGAAGACGCCGGTGATGATCCACCGCGCGATCTGCGGATCCATGGAACGATTCCTTGGCATCTTGATCGAGAATTTTGCCGGTCATTTCCCGCTTTGGATGTCGCCGCTGCAGGTGGTCGTCGCGACTATCACGTCCGAAGCTGATGATTATGGCCGGGAAGTTGCCGCCGAGCTCAAGAAGGCGGGCCTCAGCGTGGAAACAGATTTCCGCAATGAGAAGATCAACTACAAGGTCCGTGAACATTCTCTGGCGAAGGTTCCGGCTATCGTGGTCTGCGGTAGGCGTGAAGAGGAAGAGCGGACTGTGAACATCCGCAGATTGGGATCCAAAGATCAGACGGCTATGTCTTTGGAAGAAGCTGTCGCAGCCTTTAAGGCTGAGGCCGTTTCGCCTGATCTTAAGTGAATTGTGATGATAACTGCGAAAAGCCGCGGGATTTCCTGCGGCTTTTCTTTTGCTCAGTCTATGCTGTCACGAAACCGCAATAGATAACCGGCTATCGGTTCGGAATAGTTTTACGCAGCGTTCGAGAGAATTGGATTCGTAATGGACTACGCTGAATTCAGCTATGCCAATCCAGATCATCCCCCGTTGAAGCGGTGGCTCATCCGCTCTATCGAGGGACTCTCGGGCCGTCGTCAGATACTAAACCTCTACGAGATCTGGAAAGCCTCGACTGTCGGGACATCGCCGCAGATCTGGAGTGACCTGCTCGGACTAATCAATCTAAATGTTTCCGTCGCTCACGGCGAGTGGCCACCGAAGGCCTTGCCGGAAGGGCCCCTGGTTCTTATTGCCAACCATCCCTATGGCATTGGCGATGGTCTGGCGATCCTGTCGCTGGCCGAGCAGTTGGGCCGTCCCTTCAAGATCCTGATCAACAATGAACTGCTTAAGGTTCCCGAAGTCCGGCCATTTTCCCTGCCGGTCGATTTTGAGGAAACCAAGCAGGCGCTCAAGACCAACATGGAGACGCGCAAGGAAGCGCTGCGTCTCCTCAGTGAAGGTACGACCATCATCGTGTTTCCGGGCGGAGGGGTGGCCACAGCACCCAAGCCATTCGGCCGGGCAGAGGAACTTCCCTGGAAGACCTTCACTGCAAAAATGATCCGCTCTTCGAAGGCGACCGTGTTGCCGCTTTATTTTGACGGGCAGAACTCCTGGCTCTTTCACCTGGTTTCGCGGTTTTCACTGACGTTGCGATTGGCGCTTTATGTGCGTGAGTTCCGGCGAACCCTTGGTACGGCGATTACGGCACGTGCAGGCGCGCCCATTCCGTTCGAGACGCTATCGGGATTTCGCGATCAGAAAGAAATCATGGATTTCCTTCAGGATCAGGTCATGCAGCTGGGCAACCCGGACCGGCCGATTTCCTGATCGAGATTTTCGGATTTGCTGGCATCTCTCTCGAAATACTGAAAAGTGCGAAGCACTAGATCGAAGTGACAGCCGACATCTTCGTTTTTGTAGAGCCGCGTCGGTTTCGCAGCTTGAGTGCAGGAAGAAAGCGCTTGTTGTACGGCGTCAGTTCGACAGCTGCGACTTGCTGTTTGCCGTGACGACTTCGACTTCGCGGTTCTCACCTGATGCGACCGAGAAATTGCTACGAAAGGTCTCGCCGTTGTTGCGGGCGATGACTTCGTATTCCCCGGCAGCCAGAACGAAATCCGGGAAGGCGCCATTGGCTTCAACGACCATGTCGCCGCCCGGACTGAGGACCGACCAGGATGTGTTTGCGATGGCTTCGCCGCCCGGAGCGTTGACCAGCTTCAACGTGATGTCGGCAGCCTTGTGATAGATGGTCGCCTCGGTCAGCTTGCCCGGAATGACCTGAATGTCCGCGCGCACGACTGCGTTGACCGCGCCGTAGCGGCTGACGACATGATAGGTGTCGGAATTGAGA is a window of Labrenzia sp. CE80 DNA encoding:
- the folE gene encoding GTP cyclohydrolase I FolE; protein product: MDAMLKTVGKKLERKSQDDLARPSREEAEAAVRTLLAWAGDDPDREGLLDTPKRVTKAYGQIFGGYFEDPTEHLKRTFEDVGGYQDIVMVRGIPFHSHCEHHMLPFVGTAHIAYYPAEGVVGLSKLARVVDIYAKRLQTQENLTAQITSAIDDQLAPRGLAVMLEAEHQCMTMRGVQKPGVSTITTQFTGIFQDEAAEQAKFMSLVRGGGL
- the thrS gene encoding threonine--tRNA ligase, with amino-acid sequence MIHLTFPDNSVRDYDDGTTGADVAAGISKSLAKKAVAVALDGELKDLSDPISADAKIEIVTRDDPRALELIRHDAAHVMAEAVQALWPGTQVTIGPVIENGFYYDFKRVHPDTKEDWPFTPEDLPVIEKKMREIIGRGDAFTKEIWSRDEAKVFFAEKGEDYKVELIDAIPDNQSLKIYKQGDWLDLCRGPHMANTRQIGNDFKLMKVAGAYWRGDSNNEMLTRIYGTAWSSEKELKGYLHMLEEAEKRDHRKLGREMDLFHFQEEGPGVVFWHAKGWSLFQSLVSYMRRRLADDYQEVNAPQVLDTSLWETSGHWGWYKENMFSVQCADTEAEDTRVFALKPMNCPGHVQIFKHGLKSYRDLPLRMAEFGVVHRYEPSGAMHGLMRVRGFTQDDAHVFCTEEQMAEECLKINELILSVYKDFGFDEVMVKLSTRPEKRVGSDEVWDHAETVMTNVLKTIEEQSDGRVKTDILPGEGAFYGPKFEYTLKDAIGREWQCGTTQVDFNLPERFGAFYVDSDGEKKTPVMIHRAICGSMERFLGILIENFAGHFPLWMSPLQVVVATITSEADDYGREVAAELKKAGLSVETDFRNEKINYKVREHSLAKVPAIVVCGRREEEERTVNIRRLGSKDQTAMSLEEAVAAFKAEAVSPDLK
- a CDS encoding iron-sulfur cluster assembly scaffold protein, encoding MLDDIYNAKILEFAGNIPRLGRLDTPQATAKAHSRLCGSTVVVDLNVADGKVSDFAHDVKACALGQASASIMAQHVVGATTDELRELRETMRAMLKDKGPAPEGRFEDLKFLEPVREYKARHASTLLTFDAVVDALDQIEHGFDEQQRADGAAV
- the yidD gene encoding membrane protein insertion efficiency factor YidD, which codes for MCSDKGHCSAEKPAQGSPSLPARFGLLLIWIYRHSLSLVMGRGCRYAPTCSDYTGDAIRRFGLWAGGWVGLARILRCNPLGPSGYDPVPDQLPESARWYLPWRFGRWTGGHMEDGSRLS
- a CDS encoding lysophospholipid acyltransferase family protein, which translates into the protein MDYAEFSYANPDHPPLKRWLIRSIEGLSGRRQILNLYEIWKASTVGTSPQIWSDLLGLINLNVSVAHGEWPPKALPEGPLVLIANHPYGIGDGLAILSLAEQLGRPFKILINNELLKVPEVRPFSLPVDFEETKQALKTNMETRKEALRLLSEGTTIIVFPGGGVATAPKPFGRAEELPWKTFTAKMIRSSKATVLPLYFDGQNSWLFHLVSRFSLTLRLALYVREFRRTLGTAITARAGAPIPFETLSGFRDQKEIMDFLQDQVMQLGNPDRPIS